Part of the Pieris rapae chromosome 14, ilPieRapa1.1, whole genome shotgun sequence genome is shown below.
ttaaattaagtagactttttagaattttatctTAATGTACCTTATCAAGCATGAGCCCGAGGCCAGGAGCTGTGGGTATTATCACCTTTTCTTTACCAAATGCTTTATCTATCATACCTTGATCAGCTATCCCTCTGGCAATAACTATCACTAAACCAACCATTTTTCTTATCTGATGTAACATGAAACTTTGTCCctggaaattaaaattaaatcatttcgCAAGTTTGAATTTGCATAAAACTAGCATTTACTGAAAAACACACCTTAACTAATAGTTCAGCAAATTCGACCTCAGATTCAATGAAGATCTTCTCCATTGTAAAACTCATCATATATCTTGAGGCTGAGGGGTCCTGATGGTGCCTgttagcaaaaaatatattaacaagaCAACCACTAACAACATGTATGCATTTAAttgcataacaaaaatacaacattcaaatatttcgaaCAGCATATTAATATTCAGACAATTTACAAGACATGCTACTTACTTTACTGCTACATTATCgaaaaaaacttactttttttctGTGAAATTATGATAACTTTTAGTCCCTTTATAATGACCTAGTAACTGATTCACCAAATTCTGTTTTTCTGCGGATATTCTGTATACTTTTCTTTCTTCATCTGTGCAAACTGCTGGTTCAAATACATATGTTGGAAGAGTATAACTATATGTGCGTGCATTGCACTTTGATTTTGAGTTAAATTTATTGGTCACCCTTTTTATTCCAAATACTCGGATGCATTCTGGAAGTCTCTTGTTTATTTCATCTACATTGACTTCAAGGGCTGAAATTGCAGTTTGGacttaataagattttattctataaataagaGTTGTTAAATATGGTAAGGATTGTAAGGATGATGCTATAATTGCTAATATTTACcactatttcaatattatacttACGTAGTTTGAGTGACACAACCTGTCTAGCAGCTGAAACACCTTTGTCTGTTCTTGAACTTCTTTGAAATTGTGCATTTTGTTGGTTGGCAAAATCTTCCTCTGTTATGTATTTTGCTCCTAACAATGCTTGTAATAAGTCctcttcaattgttttaacaCCTGGATTTCTAAAACAAGAGTATCTTAAatctttagatttaaatattagcttttgtatataaatttagaatatagttatttgtttgttctgtattttaatatcattctGAATGTGGATCtatgatacaaaaatttgaaaatgtaaaaGATACCTAAACTCCAACATATTATTGAATCTgcttactttaataaaaaaattaactacttaagtcttaaattttttaccttTGCATTCCAAAATAGTCAACGCCACAATAGCCAAGCAGCATtgccattttttttcttttaattctttcAAATGGTTGGTCACATGGCTTTTTTGCTTCGCATTCACCATTaccttttttttcattaaactcCCATTGACGTTTTCGTTGACGTTGTTGGAACCTTGTACGC
Proteins encoded:
- the LOC110997339 gene encoding tRNA pseudouridine synthase A isoform X1 gives rise to the protein MSVRLFQRFISSIKQNLPKHAKLVKTGPLKIQIETMSVATKEIENDDNLVDKQRTRFQQRQRKRQWEFNEKKGNGECEAKKPCDQPFERIKRKKMAMLLGYCGVDYFGMQRNPGVKTIEEDLLQALLGAKYITEEDFANQQNAQFQRSSRTDKGVSAARQVVSLKLPLEVNVDEINKRLPECIRVFGIKRVTNKFNSKSKCNARTYSYTLPTYVFEPAVCTDEERKVYRISAEKQNLVNQLLGHYKGTKSYHNFTEKKHHQDPSASRYMMSFTMEKIFIESEVEFAELLVKGQSFMLHQIRKMVGLVIVIARGIADQGMIDKAFGKEKVIIPTAPGLGLMLDKVHYERYDNRYKDSHESLTWEDLDDTIEKFKMEHIHPNVVKGEIEGRNMALWLEKIEKHSFDPNDYVMDDKDDNIQDDDDDEKVDADIENDADEREIDIDRKNAGINDCDTDIKNGEKIVEDIDSNNSDGVVKHNNGNTDSTVVNSVSEDKKESTCVQ
- the LOC110997339 gene encoding tRNA pseudouridine synthase A isoform X3 codes for the protein MSVATKEIENDDNLVDKQRTRFQQRQRKRQWEFNEKKGNGECEAKKPCDQPFERIKRKKMAMLLGYCGVDYFGMQRNPGVKTIEEDLLQALLGAKYITEEDFANQQNAQFQRSSRTDKGVSAARQVVSLKLPLEVNVDEINKRLPECIRVFGIKRVTNKFNSKSKCNARTYSYTLPTYVFEPAVCTDEERKVYRISAEKQNLVNQLLGHYKGTKSYHNFTEKKHHQDPSASRYMMSFTMEKIFIESEVEFAELLVKGQSFMLHQIRKMVGLVIVIARGIADQGMIDKAFGKEKVIIPTAPGLGLMLDKVHYERYDNRYKDSHESLTWEDLDDTIEKFKMEHIHPNVVKGEIEGRNMALWLEKIEKHSFDPNDYVMDDKDDNIQDDDDDEKVDADIENDADEREIDIDRKNAGINDCDTDIKNGEKIVEDIDSNNSDGVVKHNNGNTDSTVVNSVSEDKKESTCVQ
- the LOC110997339 gene encoding tRNA pseudouridine synthase A isoform X2, producing the protein MMLLLKTLRYLIPGPLKIQIETMSVATKEIENDDNLVDKQRTRFQQRQRKRQWEFNEKKGNGECEAKKPCDQPFERIKRKKMAMLLGYCGVDYFGMQRNPGVKTIEEDLLQALLGAKYITEEDFANQQNAQFQRSSRTDKGVSAARQVVSLKLPLEVNVDEINKRLPECIRVFGIKRVTNKFNSKSKCNARTYSYTLPTYVFEPAVCTDEERKVYRISAEKQNLVNQLLGHYKGTKSYHNFTEKKHHQDPSASRYMMSFTMEKIFIESEVEFAELLVKGQSFMLHQIRKMVGLVIVIARGIADQGMIDKAFGKEKVIIPTAPGLGLMLDKVHYERYDNRYKDSHESLTWEDLDDTIEKFKMEHIHPNVVKGEIEGRNMALWLEKIEKHSFDPNDYVMDDKDDNIQDDDDDEKVDADIENDADEREIDIDRKNAGINDCDTDIKNGEKIVEDIDSNNSDGVVKHNNGNTDSTVVNSVSEDKKESTCVQ